The Alcaligenes aquatilis genome contains the following window.
TACGTTCCCGGATTTCTTCCGGGTCTGTCTCAAAGGGTTCATCATCGAACTCTGGGGGGAAAATCAGACTTCTCCCTGGGCCGGATCAACCACAGGGGCCGTAACTGGGCGGCTGGTTGCGGCGCCCATCAAGACAACGCCTAATTTTTCACGCACTTTATTTTCGATTTCACGGGCCAGTTCGGGGCGCTCTTTCAGGAATTCACGCACATTGTCCTTACCTTGGCCAATCCGGTTGCCGTCGTAGCTGTACCAAGCGCCCGCCTTATCGACCACGCCCGTTTGCACACCCAGATCGATAATCTCGCCTTCACGAGAAATACCGCTGCCGTACATGATGTCAAATTCGGTTTGCTTGAAAGGCGGTGCAACTTTGTTCTTGACCACTTTGACTCGGGTTTCGTTACCCACCATTTCGTCGCCACGTTTAATGGAACCGATACGGCGAATGTCCAGACGCACGGAAGAATAAAACTTCAGTGCGTTACCACCCGTGGTGGTTTCAGGGTTGCCGAACATGACACCAATCTTCATACGAATCTGGTTAATGAAGATCACCATACAATTGGCGCGCTTGATGGTTGCCGTCAATTTACGCAAGGCCTGGCTCATCAGGCGGGCTTGCAGACCGGGCAGGGAATCGCCCATATCGCCTTCGATTTCAGCCTTGGGAGTCAGGGCCGCCACTGAGTCAATAACAATCAGGTCAACCGAACCCGAACGCACCAGGGCTTCAGTAATCTCCAGGGCCTGTTCGCCGGTATCGGGCTGAGAGATCAGCAGATCGCCCAGGTTCACGCCCAGCTTTTGCGCGTACTGCACATCCAGCGCGTGCTCGGCATCAATAAAGGCACACGTGCCTTTAAGTTTTTGCATTTCTGCAATGACTTGCAGAGTCAACGTGGTTTTACCCGAGGATTCCGGGCCGTAAATCTCAATAACTCGACCGCGTGGCAAGCCACCGACGCCCAAAGCAATGTCCAGACCCAGCGAACCCGTAGAGACCACCTGGATGTCATGCTCGACGTTGTCGTCGCCATAACGCATGATCGAGCCCTTGCCGAACTGCTTTTCGATTTGCGACAGAGCGGCGGCCAGCGCTTTGGAACGTTCCGAGGCCACTGCTTTACTGTTTTTATCGTCCATGAAAAATCCTTGACTGTGGAATGGCGCCCCAACGGACGGGCACGGCAATTAAAAATCAAACCTAATTATTGCATCAAATTATACTGTATATATACACAGATATTCAAATATATTCACCAAGCGCCATCGTTATCCCCTACTGACCGGCCTGTCGAGCTTATGCAACAATGCCGAACAGCCATTCAATCATTTGTTTGTGTAGGGTCATGCGCATACTCATAGCCGAAGACGACAGTATTCTCGCGGATGGACTTTCTCGTTCCTTACGCTACGAAGGCTATGCGGTCGATGTCGTGCACGATGGCGATAGCGCAGACTCCGCCTTGCAGTTGCAAAGCTTCGACCTTCTGATCCTGGATCTGGATCTGCCCAAAAAAAACGGCCTGTCGGTGCTGCAGTCAATCCGCCAGCGCCAGGACACCTTGCCCGTTCTGATTCTGACCGCCAGCGACACCGTAGAACAGCGCGTACGCGGCCTGGACCTGGGCGCGGACGACTATATGTCCAAACCCTTTGCCCTGACCGAGCTCGAAGCCCGTGTACGTGCCTTGACGCGTCGCAGCACGGGCACCAGCAGCGCTTTGCTGCATCACAAGCGGCTGAGCTTCGATCTGAAAGGGCGCATGGCTTATATAGATAATCAGCCTTTGGAGCTGTCGGCACGCGAAACCAGTTTGCTGGAGATTTTCCTGTCGCGCAGCGGTCGCATGATCAGCAAGAACCAGTTTGTGGACCTGCTCTGCGAGTGGGGCGAGGAAGTCACCCCGAATGCCATCGAGGTCTACATCCACCGCCTGCGCAAAAAGTTGGAGCCTAGTGGTGTACGCATCCTGACTGTGCGGGGTTTGGGATACTGTCTGGAACCAGAAAAACTGCGAGAAGACGCTCCAGCCTAAGGGATCGTCCATGCAGCACGCCAGCCCGCCCCCAAAAAATACCGACGCACGCGCAAAAGACAAGCGCGTGGCTCCGCGCCCGCTCATCCACAAGATCATGATCTGGATTTTCGGGCCTTTGTTCTTGCTGTGGACAGTGGGCATTGTCATTACTTATTTCATCGCCCAGCACATTGCCAACTCACCCTATGACCGCACCTTGCGCGATCACCTGGACTTGCTGCGAGTAGAAATCAGCCGTCAGGACCTGAGCCAAGCCATTCATTTGTCACATGGCGCGCAGACGATTTTGCGGCAGGAAAGCCCGACACCCACGTTATGGCAAATCCGCGATGCCAATGGCCAGCCGCTCGCTGGGAATGCCAGTTTGCCGGTTCCCGATAGCTGGAGCTACGACACCGACTTGCTGCGCTACCGAGACGTCACTCTGAACGATCAAAGTCTGCGACTGGCCTATGTCTGGGGCGGCAAGGACAAGAACAACACGCCCTTTCTGGCGGTTGCCGCCGAAACCAATGAACATAGAGCGGTTCTACACAGAGAAATTCTGATCGGGATGCTGACACCGCAATTTATTCTGGTGCCGCTGGCAGCCATGCTGGCGGGCCTGGGACTCACTCATGGCCTGGAGCCGCTGAACCTGCTGCAAGCGCGCTTGCGCGCCCGTGCGCCGGGCGATTTGTCACCCGTGGATCAGGAACAAGCGCCTGCCGAAATCGTGCCACTGATTGATGCCATGAATGGGCTACTGGCCCAGCAAGCACAGTTTTCAGCAACTCAACGCCAGTTTGTCGCCAATGCTGCTCATCAACTGAAAACTCCGCTTGCCGGGATACGCACCCAGGCCGAACTGGCCTTGCGCGAACGTGACCCAAAGCAGACCGAAGCCAGCCTGCAACAACTGGTACGCGGCACCGACCGCGCCACGCGTCTGGTTACCCAAATGCTGGCCTTGGCGCGCGCCGAGAGCAGCGACACCCTGTACGCCTCCACCCAGCAAACCCTGGACCTGAATACGCTAACCGAATTGCACGTAGGCCAACGTGTACCCGATGCCCTAGAGCTTGGACTGGACCTGGGCCTGGAAAACCATACCAAAGCCATCCTTTTGCAAGCCGATCCGGTCCTGCTCGATGAACTGATCAACAATCTGCTGGACAACGCCCTGATCTACACCCCGAAGGGCGGGTGGGTCACCATGCGTACCGGCCAGGCCCCAGGCAAAGCGTGGCTGGAAATTGAGGACAACGGACCCGGCATTCCCACTGAACATCAAGCACGGATTTTTGATCGTTTTTATCGCATCATGGGCAACCAGGCGGACGGTAGTGGTCTGGGGCTGGCCATTGTGCGGGAAATCGCCGAGATTCACGGCGCCTCTATCGACTTTATGCCACTGACTGGGGGCCAGGAAAGTGGCCTGCGCTTGCGAGTCAGTTTCCCACTGTCTTTGCCTTGGAGAGCCTGAACCCATGCCCCAGACAATCATCAGTGCTGCCCTTCCGAAAACCAAGAACAAACTGGATAGCCAAGGCCGCAAAGTTATTTTTGCCTCCGCCCTGGGCACCATGTTCGAGTGGTACGACTTTTACCTCTACGGCTCCATGGCCGCCATTCTGGCGCAACACTTCTTTTCCGCCGTGAACCCGACGGCCGGCTTCATCTTCGCCTTACTGGCCTTTGCCGCCGGTTTTGCAGTGCGCCCTTTTGGCGCCCTGCTCTTTGGTCGAATCGGCGACCGTGTGGGCCGTAAGTACACCTTTCTGATCACCATCTTGCTCATGGGTCTGTCCACCTTTCTGGTGGGTGTGCTGCCCAGCTATGAGGCCATCGGAATTGCCGCCCCCATCATGCTGATCGTTCTGCGCCTGTTGCAGGGACTGGCCATGGGCGGCGAATATGGCGGTGCCGCCACCTATGTGGCTGAATACGCACCCCAGCACCGACGCGGCTTTTACACTAGCTGGATTCAGACCACCGCGTCAGTCGGTTTGCTGCTGTCCCTGCTGGTCATCATGGGCATACGCAGCCTGGTCGGCGAAGACGCCTTTGTCGTGTGGGGCTGGCGCATTCCATTTCTGATTTCCGTTCTGTTGCTGGCCATCTCCGTGTGGATACGGATGAATCTAAAAGAGTCCCCGGCCTTTCAGCACATCAAGGAAGAAGGCACGCTCTCGACCTCGCCTATTACCGAGTCTTTTGGCCGTTGGGCGAATCTGCGTATTGCCTTGCTGGCCTTGTTTGGGCTGACCGCAGGCCAAGGCGTGGTGTGGTACACGGGGCAGTTTTACGCCTTGTTTTTCATCACCCACATGCTGGGTTTGCACCCCACCCTGGCGCAAACCTTGATGGTGATTTCTCTGTTACTGGCCACTCCGCTGTTTATCTTTTTTGGCTGGCTCTCAGATCAAATCGGGCGCAAACCCATCATCCTGACGGGCTGCTTGCTCGCTGCCCTGACCTATTACCCGGCCTTCCAGGGCCTGGCCTATTTTGCCAATCCCGCTTTGGTCCAGGCGCAACGCAACGCCCCCGTGACTGTCATCACCGACCCGGCCAGTTGTTCTTTCCAATTCAATCCGGTGGGCAGCCATACCTTCACCAGCTCTTGCGATATCGTGAAGTCCTATATGGCCAGCCACGCTGTCAGCTACAACAACGTCACAGGCTCACCCGGCCAGGTGGCCCAGGTGCGTATTGGCGACCATGTTATTGACGGCTTTGAAGGCGGGGATCTGAGCCGAGCCGATTTTGCTCGCCACTCGCAAGAACTAAAAAATGAACTGACCCAGACCATGCGCCAGTATGGCTACCCGAACGGTGCTGATCCGGCCCAGACCAATAAAGTCATGCTGGTGCTCCTGCTGACGTACCTGGTGGGTTTGGTCACGGCGGTCTATGGCCCTATCGCGGCCATGCTGGTGGAAATGTTCCCGATTCGCATCCGCTACACGTCCATGAGCCTGCCCTATCACATCGGCAACGGCTGGTTCGGGGGATTTTTACCCACCCTGTCCTTTGCCATCATTGCCGTCACCGGCAATATATATGATGGTTTGTGGTATCCGATCTTGATCTGTCTGGTCACCGTTGCAATTGGCGCTCCCTTTGTGCGGGAAACCCGCCACAACGACATCAATCGTTAGCAACGCCTTGCATCCGAACGCTTTTCGCCTGCCATTGCGCGCCCCCTCTCAGGCAAATGCAAGGGTCCGTAAATGGCCGGGCGACACAAGAAGATCTGCGCGTACAATCGAACATTGCCTCGGGCATGGTGCCCGCTTCCTTTATCTGTTTAATTATCTTCGTATCCATGTGGTTTAAGAATCTACGCATCTATCGTCTCTCCCCCGACTGGGTATGTTCCGCCCAAGAGCTGGAAGAAGCTCTGTCCAAACACAGCTTCACCCCTGGCTCCAGCCAGGAGCCGTTGAGCCTGGGCTGGGTCAGCCCCCGCGAGAACAATGCCCTGGTACATGAAGTCAACGGCCAGTACCTGATCGCTTTGCGTGCCGAAAAGAAGCTGCTGCCCACCACCGTGATCAATCAAGTCGCTCGTGAAAAGGCTCGTGATATCGAAGAGCAACAAGGCTACAAACCCGGCCGAAAGCAAATGAAGGAAATCAAGGAACAAGTCATTGTGGACTTGATGCCTCGCGCCTTCGCCGTCTCACGCGACACCCGTGTGTGGATCGACACCCGCAACCACTGGCTGGCTATCGATGCCGCTGCCACCGCCAAGAGCGACGAAGTGCTGGGCCTGCTGGCCAAGAGCATAGAGCCCTTCCCCGTGCAGCCCCTGTACACCGAGCAATCGCCCGCTGCAGCCATGACCTCCTGGCTGGTGGATGAAGAGCAACTGGCCAACTTCACCGTGGACCAGGACACCGAGTTGCGCTCTACTGGCGACAGCGGTGCTGCCGTGCGCTACGTCAAGCAAAGCGCGGATATAGCCGAAGTCCGCAAGCACGTGGAGGCTGGCAAGCAGTGCACCCGTTTGGCCATGACCTGGGCGGATCGCATCAGCTTTGTGCTGACCGACGCGCTGGACGTCAAACGCGTGGCCCCGCTGGATATCCTGACTGAAAAACAAGACGTGACGGCCGTCAACGATGACGAAATTTTTGATGCCGACATGACCTTGATGACCTCCGAGCTGGCCAAGATGATCAGCGATCTGGTCGAAGTGCTGGGCGGCGAACGCAAGTAAAGCCCGTCCACATAGCCTAGCTGAACCGCCCTTCAGGTCAGTTCCTGTTGGGCGGCGCGATACACACCAGGCGTCATTCCCGTCCAATGGCGAAAGGCCCGGTGAAAGGTCGCTGGCGAACTGAACTTCAATGCATAAGCAATTTCAGCCAGCGACATATCTTTGCGCAGCAATTTGAAAATTGCCAAGTCTCGGCGCAATTCATCCTTGATCCCCTGAAACGACAGGCCTTCTTCTTGCAGCCTGCGGATCAAGGTGCGTGCGGACATATGCAGTTTTCCCGACACATCCTCTAGGGTATGACCCAAGTCGGCATGCAGAATTTCCCGTACCTTCAGGCGTAAGGCGTGTTCGCGATAGGAGGTAAAAATCCAGTCACGCGGGGCGCGTTCCAAAAAGGCCCGTGCCTCGACCTGCGTTCGTTGCGGGCGCACCTGCCCCAACTCCACCTGAAACAAAATATGCGAACAGGGCACATCAAAACAGACTGAAGCGGGAAACAATACAGAATAGTCCGCCGCAAAGGCTGGTCGAGCAAATGCAAACGCAACCTGTTGCACCGGCACTTCACGTCCCACCAGCCAGGAGACAATGCCGTGCGTGAATTTCAACATGAGCGCATGACCGAAGCGATGTACAACGGCCGTGGAATAACGCGGCACCAATTCGATGCCTAACTCCTTGTCAGTGCGGATCAGGTTCAAGCTGAAATCGTCCAGCAGCAGATTCCAAAACTGGGTAAAACGATACAAGGCCACATTGATGGAAGGCGCATCTCGCACGGTGCGCACAATGTACTTCAAGGCCCCTGAACGAATCGGACGTGTCCAAAAACCCATCATTTCATCACCTGTTTTCTTGGCGCTTTCCTGATACAAGCGCACTAACTGATCCCGCGTCAGCCGGGCACCGGGCCGATCAATAAAGCCCTTCACAATGCCCGCCTGCTTCAAGCACTGATCCAGAACCTCTTCCGAATAACTGGTGCGCAGGCTGTGAAACCAGTCTTGCACCAGATCCAGCGCTACCGTGGCAGTACGTGCGGCATCGACAGGCACGGGAAGCGCGCCGGGTGCACCATTCATTTTGTCATCCCCTCTAAGATTGTCACTTTTTGCATACTCGGCGTCAGTATTCGCTATTGGGTAAGGCACTAAACCATCCTATGCTGACACACATAATACAAGGAGACATCACCATGTTAGGCACTGGAAATATGATGCACATGCCCTTGCTCATCAGTTCAATTCTCACCCACGCCCTAGAGAATAACCCTGAGCAGGAAATTGTTACCGCTTTGGATAATGGCGAGCTACATCGCTACCGCTATCTTGAATTTGCCCACCGAGTTCAGGATCTAGCCCTGGGACTGCACCGTGCAGGTCTGCAGCCCGGCGAGCGCGTGGCGACTTTGGCATGGAATACCTACCGCCACCTGGAAATTTACTACGCCACCTCGGGCATCGGTCTGATCTGTCACACCGTCAATCCCCGTCTGACGTACGAGCAAATTGCCTTCATCATCAATGATGCCCAAGACACGGTGATGTTCTACGACGAACATTTCGAAGAAATGGTCAACTATCTGCGCGGCCAATGCCCCACCGTCACGCAGTGGGTGCGCATGGGCAGCCAGGCCCACGGCCCGTTGGCTGACGAATACGAAAGCTGGCTGGGCAATGACACCACCGGCTTTACATGGCCCGTGTTTGACGAGAACACAGCCAGCGGCCTGTGCTACACCTCCGGGACCACGGGCGAGCCCAAAGGCGTGCTGTATACCCACCGCTCCACGCTCTTGCATGCCTACGCCTCATCCCACCCCAATGCCCTGAGCATTGCCAGCAGCGATACCATCATGCCTTTGGTGCCCATGTTTCATGTCAACGCCTGGGGCCTGCCGTATTCAGGCTTGCTGTCCGGCGCCAAGCTGGTGCTTCCCGGTGCGAACCTGCAAGGCGAACGTATTTATTCCTTATGTGAACAGGCGGGTGTCACTCTGTCTGCGGGTGTACCCACCATCTGGAAAACCGTGCTGGACTACGCCAAAGCGACTGACAAACCGTTCAGCACCTTGAGCCGCATTCTGATTGGCGGCTCGGCTTGTCCCCCCAATATGATTGCCACCTGGGCCAGCTACGGCATTACCGTTCGCCACGCCTGGGGGATGACGGAAACCTCGCCGCTGGGCACGGTATGCCAATTGCTCCCCAAGCACAGCAATCTGCCCGAAGCGCAGAAACAACACGTGCTGGCCTCGCAAGGCCGAGCCCTGTTCGGCGTGCGCCTGAAAACCGTCGACGACCAAGGCAATACCTTGCCACGCGATGGCAAGAGCAGCGGCCACCTGCTGATCCAGGGCAACTGGATCATGGACCGCTATTACGGCAAACCTGATCTGGCCAGTGAAAACGGCTGGTTTCGCACCGGTGACGTAGGCGCCATCGACGCCGATGGCTACGTCTACATTACCGACCGCAGTAAAGATGTGATCAAGTCCGGTGGCGAATGGATTTCCTCGATCGAGATCGAGAACATCGCCATGGAGGAACCTTTGGTCGAGCTGGCAGCCTGCATCGCCCAAGCGGACGACAAGTGGGGGGAACGCCCTGTGCTGTTCGTGGTGCCACGCGAAGGGGCTGATCTGGACGAGACCCAGATGCTGCGACGCTATCAGGATCGTGTCACCCGCTGGTCGGTACCCGACAAAGTAATTTTCATCGACCAGATGCCCATGACGGCAACTGGCAAGATCCAAAAAATGGCGCTGCGAAAAATGCTGGCCGATCAAACCAATCCCAGCTGACTTGCACTGCCGCCCTCGCGATTACGTAACACAAGGAGTTTTTTATGGCCGCCCCTTTCCTGCTGACCACCGAGTTGGACAACATCGGAATTGTCACGCTGAACAAGGCGCACAAGCGCAACGCCCTGGATGAAGATGCCATTGCTGAAATTGATGCGTACTTCTCCAATATTCCCGAGCACATCCGGGTCATTCTGATGAAGGCAGAAGGCGACCATTTCTGCGCGGGCCTGGACCTGAAAGAACACCACGACAAAGAACGCGGCGCGGTGGATTTTCTGCGCGTTTGCCAAAGCTGGCACCGTGCGTTCGACAAGATCGAACATGGTGGCATCCCCGTCATCGCCTGCTTGCAGGGCGCCGTCGTGGGCGGTGGTCTGGAACTGGCCAGTGCGGCGCACATTCGTGTCGCAGACAGCAGCACCTTTTTTGCCCTGCCTGAAGGCACACGCGGCATCTTTACCGGTGGTGGCGCTACCGTGCGTACCGCCAAAATCATCTCGCCCAACCGCATGATCGAACTGATGCTGACAGGCCGCGTACTTGATGCCGTGGAGGGAGAACGATTGGGCTTGGCGCATTACGTATGCAATAACGAGGCCAACCCTAAAACTGCTTATGAGCTGAGCCTGGAACTGGCCCAGCGCATTGCAGGCAATGCCATCTTGTCGAACTACGCCATTGTCAGCTCGATCAGCCGCATTGCCGATATGTCTGCCACCGATGGCCTCTTTGCCGAGGGCTTGATGGCGGCCGTAGTACAAACCGGGCGAGATGTGCAGGACCGCTTGGGGGAGTTTGTTAATAAGAAAGCTCATAAAGTGAAGCCGACCAAATAACATCGGCCAGGCGAACATGGGCAGTAATCACAACAATACGGAGACAAAACCATGCTGTCGCATCAAGAGTTAAGCCGGAAACTAGCCGGACTACAGGAATATGAGCAACTCAAGTCGCAGCGGCGGCGTCTGGCATTTGCCTGCGCCGGCCTCTGCCTGGGGCTGACGGGCCTGCTCATCGTAACGGCCATTTTTTGGCCCGGCGTTCTAACCCATGAGCTGGGCAGTGGAGGAGCTGTCAACAGTGGCATGGTGTACGGAATAGGACTGATTTTTGTGTCCTGGTTATTAACCGGCGTGTATATCCATATCGCCAACACCCGCTTTGACCCGCTGTGCGAGCGAGTACTGGCAAAGGTACGCCCATGAATACACAAGCCATTCTGATCTTTGCGGCTTTTGTCCTGGTTACCCTGGGCATTACCTACTGGGCCTCGTCGCGCACACGTTCCAGCTCGGACTTTTACACGGCAGGAGGCGGCATTACCGGCACGCAAAATGGCCTGGCCATTGTGGGCGACTACATGTCCGCTGCAACCTTGCTGGGCATTTCGTCCCTGGCTTTTACCAACGGCTTTGACTCGCTGCTGTATGCGGTTTGCGCCTTCATGGGCTGGCCGATCATCATGTTTCTGATTGCCGAGCGCCTGCGCAACCTGGGCCGCTACACCTTGAGCGACATCGTCTCATACCGGCTGGATGAACGCAGCACGCGCATCTTTACTGCGATCAGCTCGCTGACGGTGGTGCTGTTTTACCTGATCGTGCAAATGGTCGGCGCAGGGCAACTGGTGCAACTGCTGTTTGGCATCGACTACACCTATGCCGTGGTGGCCGTGGGCTTGCTCATGATGGTGTACGTCGTGGTGGGCGGCATGGTGGCAACCACCTGGGTACAGATCATCAAGGCGATTTTGATGATGGGTAATGGCTTTTTGATGGCTGCCCTGGCCATGTGGTATTTCAACTTTGACTTTTCTGCCATGGTCAGCGCTGCTGCCGATCATCATCAGGCAGGCCAAGCCATGAAGGGCCCCTGGAAGCTGATGGCCGATCCGTTCTCGGGTCTGTCCCTGGCCGTTTCCCTGGTGTTTGGCATTGCAGGTCTGCCCCACATCATGATGCGTTTTTTCACCGTACCTGATGCACGCGCAGCCCGTAAATCGGTATTCGTGGCAACCGGGCTGATGGGCGTGTTCTTTGTGGTGATCTGCTTTCTGGGTCTGGCTGCCATGGCCATCTTGCCCAACCACCCCGAGTTCTATGTGGATGGCAAGGTTGGGGGCATGGTGTTGGGCGGCTCGAACATGCCTATCATGCACCTGGCAACGGCCTTGGGCGGCAATCTGCTGTTTGGTTTGCTGGCCGCCGTGTCCTTTGCCACGATTCTGGCCGTGGTCAGTGGCCTGACCTTGGCAGGAGCATCAGCGGTCGCTCACGATCTGTACGCCAAAGTCATCCGCCGTGACGACGTCACGCCATCGCAAGCCATGCGCGTCAACCGCCTGGCATCAATCGGTATTGGGTTCGTCGCCATTTTTCTGGGCCTGTTGTTCCGTGGCCAAAACGTGGCTTTCCTGGTTGCCCTGGCCTTCAGTATTGCCGCCTCGGCTAACTTCCCGGTCTTGCTGATGTCCATGTACTGGCGCGGTGTCACCACCCGAGGCGTTATCTATGGCGGTTTGAGCGGCCTGCTCGTGGCGCTGGGCCTGGTGATTCTGTCTCCAGCCGTGTGGGTACGCATTCTGGGCTTTTCCGAGGCAGTATTCCCGTATGACTTCCCCACCCTGATTTCCATGCCTTTGGCATTTTTCATGATCTACTTTGTATCAAAACTGGACAACAGCCGTCGCGCCAGCCAAGACCGTGATGGGTTTGACGCCCAGCAAGTCCGCGCTGAAACCGCAGTTGGTATTGCCGCTGTGTCTCACTAGGTACCTGGTACGCTGGCGGTAGCCCAGCCCAATCAGGTTACCGCCCCTTGTTTTAATTCATCCCAGCAGGAGCATCACCATGACAGAGTTAAACACCCCCGAAATTGCTCACTACATCGGAGGTGGCCAGCAGGCTGGCGCCGGTACCCGTACTCAACCGGTATACAACCCGGCCACCGGCCAGGTTAGCGCCAAAGTCAGACTGGGTAGCCAGCAAGATATTGACGCTGCGGTGGCCAGTGCCCAGGCCGCTTTCCCCGCCTGGGCCGACACCCCACCACTTCGCCGCGCCCGTGTCCTGTTCAATTTTTTGGCCTTGCTCAACGAGAACAAGGAAAAGCTGGCCGCCATGATTACGGCCGAGCATGGCAAGGTTCTGTCCGATGCAATGGGCGAAGTCACTCGCGGCATTGAAATTGTGGAGTTTGCTTGCGGCATTCCTCAACTGCTCAAAGGCGATTTCACCGAACAGGTCAGCACCAATATCGACAACTGGACCATGCGCCAGCCCCTGGGGGTGGTCGCGGGTATCACCCCTTTCAACTTTCCGGTCATGGTGCCCATGTGGATGTTCCCTGTAGCGATTGCTGCGGGCAACACCTTTGTGCTCAAACCCAGCCCTATCGACCCCAGCCCCAGCCTGTTTATTGCCGAGCTGCTGAAGCAGGCTGGCCTGCCCGATGG
Protein-coding sequences here:
- the recA gene encoding recombinase RecA, which produces MDDKNSKAVASERSKALAAALSQIEKQFGKGSIMRYGDDNVEHDIQVVSTGSLGLDIALGVGGLPRGRVIEIYGPESSGKTTLTLQVIAEMQKLKGTCAFIDAEHALDVQYAQKLGVNLGDLLISQPDTGEQALEITEALVRSGSVDLIVIDSVAALTPKAEIEGDMGDSLPGLQARLMSQALRKLTATIKRANCMVIFINQIRMKIGVMFGNPETTTGGNALKFYSSVRLDIRRIGSIKRGDEMVGNETRVKVVKNKVAPPFKQTEFDIMYGSGISREGEIIDLGVQTGVVDKAGAWYSYDGNRIGQGKDNVREFLKERPELAREIENKVREKLGVVLMGAATSRPVTAPVVDPAQGEV
- a CDS encoding response regulator transcription factor: MRILIAEDDSILADGLSRSLRYEGYAVDVVHDGDSADSALQLQSFDLLILDLDLPKKNGLSVLQSIRQRQDTLPVLILTASDTVEQRVRGLDLGADDYMSKPFALTELEARVRALTRRSTGTSSALLHHKRLSFDLKGRMAYIDNQPLELSARETSLLEIFLSRSGRMISKNQFVDLLCEWGEEVTPNAIEVYIHRLRKKLEPSGVRILTVRGLGYCLEPEKLREDAPA
- a CDS encoding sensor histidine kinase, translating into MQHASPPPKNTDARAKDKRVAPRPLIHKIMIWIFGPLFLLWTVGIVITYFIAQHIANSPYDRTLRDHLDLLRVEISRQDLSQAIHLSHGAQTILRQESPTPTLWQIRDANGQPLAGNASLPVPDSWSYDTDLLRYRDVTLNDQSLRLAYVWGGKDKNNTPFLAVAAETNEHRAVLHREILIGMLTPQFILVPLAAMLAGLGLTHGLEPLNLLQARLRARAPGDLSPVDQEQAPAEIVPLIDAMNGLLAQQAQFSATQRQFVANAAHQLKTPLAGIRTQAELALRERDPKQTEASLQQLVRGTDRATRLVTQMLALARAESSDTLYASTQQTLDLNTLTELHVGQRVPDALELGLDLGLENHTKAILLQADPVLLDELINNLLDNALIYTPKGGWVTMRTGQAPGKAWLEIEDNGPGIPTEHQARIFDRFYRIMGNQADGSGLGLAIVREIAEIHGASIDFMPLTGGQESGLRLRVSFPLSLPWRA
- a CDS encoding MFS transporter, producing MPQTIISAALPKTKNKLDSQGRKVIFASALGTMFEWYDFYLYGSMAAILAQHFFSAVNPTAGFIFALLAFAAGFAVRPFGALLFGRIGDRVGRKYTFLITILLMGLSTFLVGVLPSYEAIGIAAPIMLIVLRLLQGLAMGGEYGGAATYVAEYAPQHRRGFYTSWIQTTASVGLLLSLLVIMGIRSLVGEDAFVVWGWRIPFLISVLLLAISVWIRMNLKESPAFQHIKEEGTLSTSPITESFGRWANLRIALLALFGLTAGQGVVWYTGQFYALFFITHMLGLHPTLAQTLMVISLLLATPLFIFFGWLSDQIGRKPIILTGCLLAALTYYPAFQGLAYFANPALVQAQRNAPVTVITDPASCSFQFNPVGSHTFTSSCDIVKSYMASHAVSYNNVTGSPGQVAQVRIGDHVIDGFEGGDLSRADFARHSQELKNELTQTMRQYGYPNGADPAQTNKVMLVLLLTYLVGLVTAVYGPIAAMLVEMFPIRIRYTSMSLPYHIGNGWFGGFLPTLSFAIIAVTGNIYDGLWYPILICLVTVAIGAPFVRETRHNDINR
- a CDS encoding recombination-associated protein RdgC, with amino-acid sequence MWFKNLRIYRLSPDWVCSAQELEEALSKHSFTPGSSQEPLSLGWVSPRENNALVHEVNGQYLIALRAEKKLLPTTVINQVAREKARDIEEQQGYKPGRKQMKEIKEQVIVDLMPRAFAVSRDTRVWIDTRNHWLAIDAAATAKSDEVLGLLAKSIEPFPVQPLYTEQSPAAAMTSWLVDEEQLANFTVDQDTELRSTGDSGAAVRYVKQSADIAEVRKHVEAGKQCTRLAMTWADRISFVLTDALDVKRVAPLDILTEKQDVTAVNDDEIFDADMTLMTSELAKMISDLVEVLGGERK
- a CDS encoding helix-turn-helix domain-containing protein; protein product: MNGAPGALPVPVDAARTATVALDLVQDWFHSLRTSYSEEVLDQCLKQAGIVKGFIDRPGARLTRDQLVRLYQESAKKTGDEMMGFWTRPIRSGALKYIVRTVRDAPSINVALYRFTQFWNLLLDDFSLNLIRTDKELGIELVPRYSTAVVHRFGHALMLKFTHGIVSWLVGREVPVQQVAFAFARPAFAADYSVLFPASVCFDVPCSHILFQVELGQVRPQRTQVEARAFLERAPRDWIFTSYREHALRLKVREILHADLGHTLEDVSGKLHMSARTLIRRLQEEGLSFQGIKDELRRDLAIFKLLRKDMSLAEIAYALKFSSPATFHRAFRHWTGMTPGVYRAAQQELT
- a CDS encoding long-chain-fatty-acid--CoA ligase, which codes for MLGTGNMMHMPLLISSILTHALENNPEQEIVTALDNGELHRYRYLEFAHRVQDLALGLHRAGLQPGERVATLAWNTYRHLEIYYATSGIGLICHTVNPRLTYEQIAFIINDAQDTVMFYDEHFEEMVNYLRGQCPTVTQWVRMGSQAHGPLADEYESWLGNDTTGFTWPVFDENTASGLCYTSGTTGEPKGVLYTHRSTLLHAYASSHPNALSIASSDTIMPLVPMFHVNAWGLPYSGLLSGAKLVLPGANLQGERIYSLCEQAGVTLSAGVPTIWKTVLDYAKATDKPFSTLSRILIGGSACPPNMIATWASYGITVRHAWGMTETSPLGTVCQLLPKHSNLPEAQKQHVLASQGRALFGVRLKTVDDQGNTLPRDGKSSGHLLIQGNWIMDRYYGKPDLASENGWFRTGDVGAIDADGYVYITDRSKDVIKSGGEWISSIEIENIAMEEPLVELAACIAQADDKWGERPVLFVVPREGADLDETQMLRRYQDRVTRWSVPDKVIFIDQMPMTATGKIQKMALRKMLADQTNPS
- a CDS encoding crotonase/enoyl-CoA hydratase family protein, whose product is MAAPFLLTTELDNIGIVTLNKAHKRNALDEDAIAEIDAYFSNIPEHIRVILMKAEGDHFCAGLDLKEHHDKERGAVDFLRVCQSWHRAFDKIEHGGIPVIACLQGAVVGGGLELASAAHIRVADSSTFFALPEGTRGIFTGGGATVRTAKIISPNRMIELMLTGRVLDAVEGERLGLAHYVCNNEANPKTAYELSLELAQRIAGNAILSNYAIVSSISRIADMSATDGLFAEGLMAAVVQTGRDVQDRLGEFVNKKAHKVKPTK